From the genome of Azospira restricta, one region includes:
- a CDS encoding PelD GGDEF domain-containing protein yields the protein MRDLKRRLYGYLLPFGSPWAVAGETLLLPLLAIAVGIWVNPLDPLWTQGDFPWAWFAPVILAMRYGPFPGLAGAAVLVGAWLAFSAAGWTDGDFPKLNFLGGLILVMLAGEFSSLWLTRARRAEGMQVYLDRRLDYLTHQYYLLRLSHDRLEQDLIGRPMAMRDALAALHELTRDAGDDRLPGAGGLLRLFAQYCQVETATLHAAAGNGFDPQPAAMLGQPADAGRLAAADPLLAHALDSGCLSHAATALARGDRPSRYLIVAPLTTFDGQTLGLLTVERVPFFALHEEMLQTLNLLLGYYTDGLAERRLARRIQDACPACPTEFAAELQRLWRVREESRVRSVIVALEFRPQPEHPDLAEQIARLRRSLDVNWLLAGGDGQVLVTLMPLAGGAAAEGYIARIEDWIRQKTGQPAAAVGVFAHVLRVEDEPPVPLLARLFEICHVAAEARTVRTGA from the coding sequence ATGCGCGACCTGAAGCGCCGGCTGTACGGCTACCTGCTGCCCTTCGGCAGCCCCTGGGCGGTCGCCGGCGAAACGCTGCTGCTGCCACTGCTGGCGATCGCCGTCGGCATCTGGGTGAACCCGCTCGACCCGCTATGGACGCAGGGCGACTTTCCCTGGGCCTGGTTCGCGCCGGTGATCCTGGCGATGCGCTACGGCCCCTTCCCCGGGCTCGCCGGCGCCGCCGTGCTGGTCGGCGCGTGGCTGGCGTTCAGCGCCGCCGGCTGGACCGACGGCGACTTCCCCAAGCTCAATTTCCTCGGCGGCCTGATCCTGGTCATGCTCGCCGGCGAGTTCTCCAGCTTGTGGCTGACGCGCGCGCGCCGCGCCGAGGGCATGCAGGTCTACCTCGACCGGCGCCTCGACTACCTGACCCACCAGTACTACCTGCTGCGCCTGTCGCACGACCGCCTCGAGCAGGACCTGATCGGACGGCCGATGGCGATGCGCGATGCGCTCGCCGCGCTGCACGAGCTCACCCGCGACGCCGGCGACGACCGCCTGCCGGGCGCCGGCGGCCTGCTGCGGCTGTTCGCCCAGTACTGCCAGGTGGAAACGGCGACGCTGCACGCGGCGGCCGGCAACGGCTTCGACCCGCAGCCGGCGGCGATGCTCGGCCAGCCGGCCGACGCCGGCCGCCTCGCCGCCGCCGATCCGCTGCTCGCACATGCGCTGGACAGCGGCTGCCTGTCGCACGCGGCGACGGCGCTGGCGCGCGGCGACAGGCCCAGCCGCTACCTGATCGTCGCCCCGCTGACGACCTTCGACGGCCAGACGCTGGGCCTGCTCACCGTCGAGCGCGTGCCCTTCTTCGCGCTGCACGAGGAAATGCTGCAGACCCTCAACCTGCTGCTCGGCTACTACACCGACGGCCTCGCCGAGCGGCGGCTGGCGCGCCGCATCCAGGACGCCTGCCCGGCCTGCCCGACCGAGTTCGCCGCCGAGCTGCAGCGGCTGTGGCGCGTGCGCGAGGAATCGCGGGTGCGCAGCGTGATCGTCGCCCTCGAATTCCGGCCGCAGCCCGAGCACCCCGACCTCGCCGAGCAGATCGCCCGGCTGCGCCGCTCGCTCGACGTAAACTGGCTGCTCGCCGGCGGTGACGGACAGGTGCTGGTGACGCTGATGCCGCTTGCCGGCGGCGCCGCCGCCGAGGGCTACATCGCCCGCATCGAGGACTGGATTCGCCAGAAAACCGGCCAGCCGGCGGCCGCGGTCGGCGTCTTCGCGCATGTGCTGCGCGTCGAGGACGAGCCGCCAGTGCCGCTGCTCGCCCGCCTTTTCGAAATCTGCCATGTTGCAGCCGAAGCTCGGACTGTCCGCACTGGCGCTTGA
- the pelF gene encoding GT4 family glycosyltransferase PelF produces MSLPRAADADVALLLEGTFPYVSGGVSSWVNQIIRAFPELRFAIVFLGSRRDDYGEMKYALPDNVVHLETHYLYEFATAEMKPQPRHGDADAFARSQALHDGMRGDPASGEALAAFRDVVHEIFPGGRLPADDFLHSEEAWRVVSDSYRKYCTDPSFVDYFWTVRIMHAPLWTLTRIAHELIPARAYHTVSTGYAGFLGAMLHRARRRPLILSEHGIYTKERKIDLFKSEWIRDNRNVFQRDPTELSYFRQMWIRFFEWMGRFCYDAADPIVALYEANRLRQVADGAPPERTCNVPNGISLARFAPLRTRRPATPPPVLCLIGRVVPIKDVKTFIRAMRSVVNRMPDAEGWIAGPEDEDPAYAEECRNLAESLGVAGNIRFLGFQRVEDLLPKIGLTILSSISEALPLVILEGYAAGVPTIATDVGSCRQLVEGLDAEDRALGRAGAVVNIADPQGLADAALALLADGAAWHAASAAGIARVERYYSDARMFGEYRRIYDSALAAGDR; encoded by the coding sequence ATGAGCCTGCCCCGCGCCGCCGACGCCGACGTCGCGCTGCTGCTCGAGGGCACCTTCCCCTACGTCAGCGGCGGCGTCTCCAGCTGGGTGAACCAGATCATCCGCGCCTTCCCCGAGCTGCGCTTCGCCATCGTCTTCCTCGGCAGCCGGCGCGACGACTACGGCGAGATGAAGTACGCGCTGCCGGACAACGTCGTCCATCTCGAGACGCACTACCTGTACGAATTCGCCACCGCGGAGATGAAGCCGCAGCCGCGCCACGGCGACGCCGACGCCTTCGCCCGCTCGCAGGCGCTGCACGACGGGATGCGCGGCGACCCGGCCAGCGGCGAGGCGCTGGCGGCGTTCCGCGACGTCGTGCATGAGATCTTCCCCGGCGGCCGGCTGCCGGCCGACGACTTCCTGCACAGCGAGGAAGCCTGGCGCGTGGTCAGCGACAGCTACCGCAAGTACTGCACCGATCCTTCCTTCGTCGACTACTTCTGGACCGTGCGCATCATGCACGCGCCGCTGTGGACGCTGACCCGGATCGCCCACGAGCTGATCCCGGCGCGCGCCTACCACACGGTGTCCACCGGCTACGCCGGCTTCCTCGGCGCGATGCTGCACCGCGCGCGCAGGCGGCCGCTGATCCTCTCCGAGCACGGCATCTACACCAAGGAACGCAAGATCGACCTGTTCAAGAGCGAGTGGATCCGCGACAACCGCAACGTCTTCCAGCGCGACCCGACCGAGCTCTCGTACTTCCGCCAGATGTGGATCCGTTTCTTCGAGTGGATGGGCCGCTTCTGCTACGACGCCGCCGACCCGATCGTCGCGCTCTACGAGGCCAACCGGCTGCGCCAGGTCGCCGACGGCGCGCCGCCGGAGCGCACCTGCAACGTGCCCAACGGCATCAGCCTGGCGCGCTTTGCGCCACTGCGCACGCGGCGCCCGGCGACGCCGCCGCCGGTGCTGTGCCTGATCGGCCGCGTGGTGCCGATCAAGGACGTGAAGACCTTCATCCGCGCGATGCGCAGCGTGGTGAACCGGATGCCGGACGCGGAAGGCTGGATCGCCGGCCCCGAGGACGAGGATCCGGCCTACGCCGAGGAGTGCCGCAACCTCGCCGAGAGCCTCGGCGTCGCCGGCAACATCCGCTTCCTCGGCTTCCAGCGGGTCGAGGACCTGCTGCCGAAGATCGGCCTGACCATCCTGTCGTCGATCAGCGAGGCGCTGCCGCTGGTGATCCTCGAGGGTTACGCCGCCGGCGTGCCGACCATCGCCACCGACGTCGGCTCGTGCCGCCAGCTGGTCGAGGGGCTGGACGCCGAGGACCGCGCGCTCGGCCGCGCCGGCGCCGTGGTGAACATCGCCGACCCGCAGGGGCTGGCCGACGCCGCGCTGGCGCTGCTCGCCGACGGCGCCGCCTGGCACGCCGCGAGCGCCGCCGGCATCGCCCGCGTCGAGCGCTATTACAGCGACGCGCGGATGTTCGGCGAATACCGCCGCATCTACGACAGCGCGCTCGCCGCCGGGGACCGCTGA
- the pelG gene encoding exopolysaccharide Pel transporter PelG, giving the protein MAGIGFELRKLLQKDTLLGLLQAYTFAGIIGSGPWVLSILGILIIGLLSNTVVVPSYLVTQFQTSVTYLIASSLILTGGVQLAFTRFVSDRLFEQRDELVIPNLNGLLMVVVLAAAALAVPCLFLFFPGLGVIYRILMLAGFVLMCAIWVVTIFLSGMKRYKAIVLLFALGYGVTVAAALLLRRFGLEGLMAGFVLGHCVLLGGMLLLTAWDFRPQQLIAFDFTQRALIHPSLLAIGLLYNLGIWIDKFMFWFFPDTSEPIIGALRASIIYDLPVFLAYLSIIPGMAVFMVRIETDFVEYYDKFYNAVRSGGSLEYIEDMRDEMVYSIRQGLAEIGKIQTLAVLVTFVAGPSLLELLGISGLYLPLLYIQVIGASLQVVLLSVLNVFFYLDQRRIILTLCAGFVVLNVACTALSLAKGAAFYGYGFALAVLATLIVALALLDRKLDRLEYETFMLQ; this is encoded by the coding sequence ATGGCCGGCATCGGGTTCGAACTGCGCAAGCTGCTGCAGAAGGACACGCTGCTCGGCCTGCTGCAGGCCTACACCTTCGCCGGCATCATCGGCTCCGGCCCGTGGGTGCTGTCCATCCTCGGCATCCTGATCATCGGCCTGCTCAGCAACACGGTGGTCGTTCCCTCCTACCTGGTCACCCAGTTCCAGACCTCGGTCACCTACCTGATCGCCAGCAGCCTGATCCTCACCGGCGGCGTGCAGCTGGCCTTCACCCGCTTCGTCTCCGACCGGCTGTTCGAGCAGCGGGACGAGCTCGTGATCCCCAACCTCAACGGCCTGCTGATGGTCGTCGTGCTCGCCGCCGCGGCGCTCGCCGTGCCCTGCCTGTTCCTGTTCTTCCCGGGGCTCGGCGTCATCTACCGCATCCTGATGCTGGCCGGCTTCGTGCTGATGTGCGCGATCTGGGTGGTGACCATCTTCCTGTCCGGGATGAAGCGCTACAAGGCGATCGTCCTCCTCTTCGCGCTCGGCTACGGCGTCACCGTCGCCGCCGCGCTGCTGCTGCGCCGCTTCGGGCTGGAGGGACTGATGGCCGGCTTCGTGCTCGGCCACTGCGTGCTGCTCGGCGGCATGCTGCTGCTCACCGCCTGGGACTTCCGCCCGCAGCAGCTGATCGCCTTCGACTTCACGCAGCGCGCGCTGATCCATCCCAGCCTGCTGGCGATCGGCCTGCTCTACAACCTCGGCATCTGGATCGACAAGTTCATGTTCTGGTTCTTCCCGGACACCTCGGAGCCGATCATCGGCGCCCTGCGCGCGTCGATCATCTACGACCTGCCGGTGTTCCTCGCCTACCTGTCGATCATCCCCGGCATGGCGGTGTTCATGGTGCGCATCGAGACCGACTTCGTCGAGTACTACGACAAGTTCTACAACGCCGTGCGCTCGGGCGGCTCGCTCGAATACATCGAGGACATGCGCGACGAGATGGTCTATTCGATCCGCCAGGGACTGGCCGAGATCGGCAAGATCCAGACACTGGCGGTGCTCGTCACCTTCGTCGCCGGCCCCAGCCTGCTCGAGCTGCTCGGCATCTCCGGGCTCTACCTGCCGCTGCTCTACATCCAGGTGATCGGTGCCAGCCTGCAGGTAGTGCTGCTGTCGGTGCTCAACGTCTTCTTCTACCTCGACCAGCGCCGCATCATCCTGACGCTGTGCGCCGGCTTCGTCGTGCTCAACGTCGCCTGCACCGCGCTGTCGCTGGCGAAGGGCGCCGCCTTCTACGGCTACGGCTTCGCGCTGGCCGTGCTGGCGACGCTGATCGTCGCGCTGGCGCTGCTCGACCGCAAGCTGGACCGGCTCGAGTACGAAACCTTCATGCTGCAGTAG
- a CDS encoding YqaA family protein encodes MDWLDLSADAGLAGLFAASFLAATLLPGGSEAALFAFLRLHPDALAPALALATAGNTLGGMTSWACGRWLPKWRRLETLPQLATLRRWGSPALLFAWAPLIGDALCVAAGWLRLGWLPCAAFMALGKFARYWLVAQGALP; translated from the coding sequence ATGGATTGGCTCGACCTTTCCGCCGACGCCGGGCTTGCCGGCCTGTTCGCCGCCAGCTTCCTGGCCGCGACGCTGCTGCCGGGCGGCTCGGAGGCGGCGCTGTTCGCCTTCCTCCGGCTGCATCCGGACGCGCTGGCGCCGGCGCTGGCGCTCGCCACCGCCGGCAACACGCTGGGCGGCATGACCTCCTGGGCCTGCGGCCGCTGGCTGCCGAAGTGGCGGCGGCTGGAAACGTTGCCGCAGCTGGCGACGCTGCGCCGCTGGGGCAGCCCGGCGCTGCTCTTCGCCTGGGCGCCGCTGATCGGCGACGCGCTGTGCGTCGCCGCCGGCTGGCTGCGCCTCGGCTGGCTGCCGTGCGCGGCGTTCATGGCGCTCGGCAAGTTCGCCCGCTACTGGCTGGTGGCGCAGGGCGCGCTGCCCTGA
- a CDS encoding DUF3683 domain-containing protein, with product MTARLREIPYNYTSFSDREIVIRLLGAENWAILDELRSERVTGRSARMLYEVLGDIWVVQRNPYLEDDLLANGDRRRALIDALRHRLGEVDKRRQGNDKVLKLVDAAQGAVNAFERRFAETARLRAKTLKVLAKHTRKDNIAFDGLARVSHVTDATDWRIEYPFVVLTPDTEEEMAPLVKACIELGLTIIPRGGGTGYTGGAVPLTPLSAVINTEKLLDLGPVEELVLPGHTDTYATIRTGAGVVTEKVSEAAAAAGRVFAVDPTSASASCIGGNIAMNAGGKKAVLWGTALDNLAWWKMVDPDGNWLEVERLDHNFGKIHEQHTVRFRIKRFDSTGKKLLSEEELSMPGQHCRKDGLGKDVTDKFLGGVPGVQKEGTDGLIVAARWVLHKMPPVTRTVCLEFFGQVREAVPAIVEITDYFKPGGEGNAAGVLLAGLEHLDERYVKAVGYTTKAKRHGRPKMVLIGDIVGHDEAAVMNAASAVIRMTNARGAEGFIAVSPEQRKKFWLDRSRTAAISKHTNAFKVNEDVVIPLPRMGDYCDGIERINIELSTKNKLALCDALAEFLQGELPLDTGDAEVGKDELIGDRRQAALDYVRSVRRRWQWLLDNLDLPLAEAEKQFAEYGVTAGELSNRAANPTLFHRLQDYSIRTSWKSELKPRLDKIFDGTIFHPVLERIKGIHQEVLRGRVFVALHMHAGDGNVHTNIPVNSDNYEMLQTANRAVDRIMALARALDGVISGEHGIGITKLDYLTDAEMASFWAYKQKVDPQGRFNRGKLLRGAAAQPFADARPANLDDAYTPSFNLMGHESIIMEQTEIGEISHDIKDCLRCGKCKPVCSTHVPKANLLYSPRNKILGTSLLIEAFLYEEQTRRGVSLAHWAEFEDVADHCTICHKCEKPCPVDIDFGDVSIKMRNLLRKQGKKSFNPGKAAAMAFLTAKDPATIKLIRTGMIEWGYKAQRLAYRVAKSLGLIQGQVKAPPATLGKASVKAQIIHFINKPMPGNLPKRTSRALLDIEDDTIVPVIRDPQKFKEDSDAVFYFPGCGSERLFSQVGLATQAMLYELGTATVLPPGYLCCGYPQTAAGEEDAGQKIITDNRVLFHRVANTLNYLDIKTVIVSCGTCMDQLLKYEFDKIFPGCRLLDIHEYLIEKGVHLDGVEGVRYMYHEPCHAPMKTMSGIKVVNELMGQPVDLSDRCCGESGTLAVARPDISTQVRSRKQQEIEKGAAKLRADGFAGEVKMLTSCPSCLQGLSRYNDDADMKSDYIVVEMAKHLLGADWMEKYVSKANSGGIERVLL from the coding sequence ATGACCGCCCGCCTGCGCGAAATCCCGTACAACTACACCTCGTTCTCCGACCGCGAGATCGTCATCCGCCTGCTCGGCGCGGAGAACTGGGCGATCCTCGACGAACTGCGCAGCGAGCGCGTCACCGGCCGCTCGGCGCGGATGCTCTACGAGGTGCTCGGCGACATCTGGGTGGTGCAGCGCAACCCCTACCTGGAAGACGACCTGCTCGCCAACGGCGACCGCCGGCGCGCGCTGATCGACGCGCTGCGCCACCGCCTGGGCGAGGTCGACAAGCGCCGCCAGGGCAACGACAAGGTGCTGAAGCTGGTCGACGCGGCACAGGGCGCGGTGAACGCGTTCGAGCGCCGCTTCGCGGAAACCGCCCGGCTGCGCGCGAAGACGCTGAAAGTGCTGGCCAAGCACACGCGCAAGGACAACATCGCCTTCGACGGCCTGGCGCGCGTCTCGCACGTGACCGATGCCACCGACTGGCGCATCGAATACCCCTTCGTCGTCCTCACTCCGGACACCGAGGAGGAGATGGCGCCGCTGGTGAAGGCCTGCATCGAACTGGGGCTGACCATCATCCCGCGCGGCGGCGGCACCGGCTACACCGGCGGTGCCGTACCGCTGACGCCGCTCTCCGCGGTGATCAACACCGAGAAGCTGCTCGACCTCGGCCCGGTCGAGGAGCTGGTGCTGCCCGGCCACACCGACACCTACGCCACCATCCGCACCGGCGCCGGCGTCGTCACCGAGAAGGTTTCGGAAGCGGCGGCGGCCGCCGGCCGCGTCTTCGCCGTCGACCCGACCTCGGCCTCGGCCTCGTGCATCGGCGGCAACATCGCGATGAACGCCGGCGGCAAGAAGGCCGTGCTGTGGGGCACCGCGCTCGACAACCTGGCCTGGTGGAAGATGGTCGACCCGGACGGCAACTGGCTGGAAGTCGAGCGTCTCGACCACAACTTCGGCAAGATCCACGAGCAGCACACGGTGCGCTTCCGGATCAAGCGCTTCGATTCGACCGGGAAGAAGCTGCTCTCGGAAGAGGAGCTCTCGATGCCCGGCCAGCACTGCCGCAAGGACGGGCTGGGCAAGGACGTCACCGACAAGTTCCTCGGCGGCGTGCCGGGCGTGCAGAAGGAAGGCACCGACGGCCTGATCGTCGCCGCGCGCTGGGTGCTGCACAAGATGCCGCCGGTGACGCGCACCGTCTGCCTGGAGTTCTTCGGTCAGGTGCGCGAGGCGGTGCCGGCGATCGTCGAGATCACCGACTACTTCAAGCCGGGCGGCGAAGGCAACGCCGCCGGCGTGCTGCTCGCCGGCCTCGAACATCTCGACGAGCGCTACGTGAAGGCGGTCGGCTACACGACCAAGGCCAAGCGTCACGGCCGGCCGAAGATGGTGCTGATCGGCGACATCGTCGGCCACGACGAGGCGGCGGTGATGAACGCCGCCTCGGCGGTGATCCGCATGACCAACGCGCGCGGCGCCGAAGGCTTCATCGCCGTCTCGCCGGAGCAGCGCAAGAAGTTCTGGCTCGACCGTTCGCGCACCGCGGCGATCTCGAAGCACACCAACGCGTTCAAGGTGAACGAGGACGTCGTCATCCCGCTGCCGCGCATGGGCGACTACTGCGACGGCATCGAGCGCATCAACATCGAGCTGTCGACGAAGAACAAGCTGGCGCTGTGCGACGCGCTGGCCGAGTTCCTGCAAGGCGAGCTGCCGCTCGACACCGGCGACGCCGAAGTCGGCAAGGACGAACTGATCGGCGACCGCCGCCAGGCCGCGCTCGACTACGTGCGGAGCGTGCGCCGCCGCTGGCAGTGGCTGCTCGACAACCTCGACCTGCCGCTGGCCGAGGCCGAGAAGCAGTTCGCCGAATACGGCGTCACCGCCGGCGAACTGTCGAATCGCGCCGCCAACCCGACGCTGTTCCACCGCCTGCAGGACTACTCGATCCGCACCTCGTGGAAGAGCGAGCTGAAGCCGCGGCTGGACAAGATCTTCGACGGCACGATCTTCCATCCGGTGCTCGAGCGGATCAAGGGCATCCACCAGGAAGTGCTGCGCGGCCGCGTCTTCGTCGCGCTGCACATGCACGCCGGCGACGGCAACGTGCACACCAACATCCCGGTGAACTCGGACAACTACGAGATGCTGCAGACGGCGAACCGCGCCGTCGACCGCATCATGGCGCTGGCCCGCGCACTCGACGGCGTGATCTCCGGCGAGCACGGCATCGGCATCACCAAGCTCGACTACCTGACCGACGCCGAGATGGCCTCGTTCTGGGCCTACAAGCAGAAGGTCGACCCGCAGGGCCGCTTCAACCGCGGCAAGCTGTTGCGCGGCGCCGCCGCGCAGCCGTTCGCCGACGCCCGCCCGGCCAACCTCGACGACGCCTACACGCCGAGCTTCAACCTGATGGGCCACGAGTCGATCATCATGGAGCAGACCGAGATCGGCGAGATCTCGCACGACATCAAGGACTGCCTGCGCTGCGGCAAGTGCAAGCCGGTCTGCTCGACGCACGTGCCGAAGGCCAACCTGCTCTACTCGCCGCGCAACAAGATCCTCGGCACCTCGCTGCTGATCGAGGCCTTCCTCTACGAGGAGCAGACCCGCCGCGGCGTGTCGCTGGCGCACTGGGCCGAGTTCGAGGACGTCGCCGACCACTGCACGATCTGCCACAAGTGCGAGAAGCCGTGCCCGGTCGACATCGACTTCGGCGACGTCTCGATCAAGATGCGCAACCTGCTCAGGAAGCAGGGCAAGAAGTCGTTCAATCCGGGCAAGGCGGCGGCGATGGCCTTCCTCACCGCGAAGGACCCGGCGACGATCAAGCTGATCCGCACCGGCATGATCGAGTGGGGCTACAAGGCGCAGCGGCTCGCCTACCGCGTCGCCAAGTCGCTCGGCCTGATCCAGGGCCAGGTCAAGGCGCCGCCGGCGACGCTGGGCAAGGCATCGGTGAAGGCGCAGATCATCCACTTCATCAACAAGCCGATGCCCGGCAACCTGCCGAAGCGCACGTCGCGCGCGCTGCTCGACATCGAGGACGACACGATCGTGCCGGTGATCCGCGATCCGCAGAAGTTCAAGGAGGATTCGGACGCCGTCTTCTACTTCCCCGGTTGCGGCTCGGAGCGGCTGTTCTCGCAGGTCGGCCTGGCGACCCAGGCGATGCTCTACGAGCTGGGCACGGCGACCGTGCTGCCGCCCGGCTACCTGTGCTGCGGCTACCCGCAAACCGCCGCCGGCGAGGAGGACGCCGGGCAGAAGATCATCACCGACAACCGCGTGCTCTTCCACCGCGTCGCCAACACGCTGAACTACCTCGACATCAAGACGGTGATCGTCTCCTGCGGCACCTGCATGGACCAGCTGCTGAAGTACGAATTCGACAAGATCTTCCCCGGCTGCCGGCTGCTCGACATCCACGAGTACCTGATCGAGAAGGGCGTACACCTCGACGGCGTCGAGGGCGTCCGCTACATGTACCACGAGCCCTGCCATGCGCCGATGAAGACGATGTCGGGAATCAAGGTCGTGAACGAGCTGATGGGCCAGCCGGTCGACCTGTCCGACCGCTGCTGCGGCGAGTCCGGTACGCTCGCCGTGGCGCGCCCGGACATCTCGACCCAGGTCCGCTCGCGCAAGCAGCAGGAAATCGAGAAGGGCGCCGCCAAGCTGCGCGCCGACGGCTTCGCGGGCGAGGTGAAGATGCTCACTTCGTGCCCCTCCTGCCTGCAGGGCCTGTCGCGCTACAACGACGACGCCGACATGAAGTCCGACTACATCGTCGTCGAGATGGCGAAGCACCTGCTCGGCGCGGACTGGATGGAAAAGTACGTCAGCAAGGCGAACAGCGGCGGCATCGAGCGCGTCCTGCTCTGA
- a CDS encoding HIT family protein, with protein sequence MSGHLARAADECELCHAPGGELLWEDALCRVIAVADDDYPGFCRVILNRHAAEMSDLDAGEQQALMRVVLAVEGALRQLYRPDKINLASFGNVVPHLHWHVIPRWKDDRHFPQPIWGTPQRTGGGVRPAVSRRQLAGELAQRLGAPQRRGTAG encoded by the coding sequence CTGAGCGGCCACCTCGCCCGCGCGGCGGACGAATGCGAGCTGTGCCACGCGCCCGGCGGCGAGCTGCTGTGGGAAGACGCGCTGTGCCGCGTGATCGCCGTCGCCGACGACGACTACCCCGGTTTCTGCCGCGTCATCCTCAACCGCCATGCTGCCGAGATGAGCGACCTCGACGCCGGCGAGCAGCAGGCCCTGATGCGCGTCGTCCTCGCCGTCGAGGGCGCGCTGCGCCAGCTCTACCGGCCGGACAAGATCAACCTGGCGAGCTTCGGCAACGTCGTCCCGCACCTCCATTGGCACGTCATTCCGCGCTGGAAGGACGACCGCCACTTCCCGCAGCCGATCTGGGGAACGCCGCAGCGGACCGGCGGCGGCGTACGGCCGGCGGTGAGCCGGCGCCAGCTCGCCGGCGAATTGGCGCAGCGCCTCGGCGCGCCGCAACGGCGGGGCACGGCCGGATGA
- a CDS encoding gamma-butyrobetaine hydroxylase-like domain-containing protein, translating to MAGLGNDTPVPTEIKLHQKSRLLEIAFADGERFELSYEYLRVFTPSAEARGHGPGQETLQVGKRDVGIERIEPVGNYAIRPVFSDGHDSGLYSWDLLYNLGKHRDELWQTYLDRLAAEGKSRDPADPANIPPAPAKPKGGCGHH from the coding sequence ATGGCCGGACTTGGCAACGACACCCCTGTTCCCACCGAGATCAAGCTGCACCAGAAGTCGCGCCTCCTCGAAATCGCCTTCGCCGACGGCGAGCGCTTCGAGCTCAGCTACGAGTACCTGCGCGTATTCACGCCGTCGGCCGAGGCGCGTGGGCACGGCCCCGGCCAGGAGACGCTGCAGGTCGGCAAGCGCGACGTCGGCATAGAGCGCATCGAGCCGGTCGGCAACTACGCGATCCGCCCGGTCTTCAGCGACGGCCACGACAGCGGCCTCTATTCCTGGGACCTGCTCTACAACCTCGGCAAGCACCGCGACGAGCTGTGGCAGACCTACCTCGACCGCCTCGCCGCCGAAGGCAAGAGCCGCGACCCGGCCGACCCCGCCAACATTCCCCCCGCGCCGGCCAAGCCCAAGGGCGGCTGCGGGCACCACTGA
- the ubiE gene encoding bifunctional demethylmenaquinone methyltransferase/2-methoxy-6-polyprenyl-1,4-benzoquinol methylase UbiE, translating to MNDKTTHFGYEQVQEAEKARRVADVFDSVAQRYDLMNDVMSGGLHRLWKAFTIAKSGVREGSRVLDVAGGTGDLSLAFLKRVGKSGQVWLTDINNAMLTRGRDRLCDKGFITPVAQCDAEKLPFPDDYFDCVTVAFGLRNMTHKDSALKEMRRVLRPGGRLLVLEFSQVWKPLAPVYDFYSFNVIPRIGQLLVKDEASYRYLAESIRVHPDQETMKSMMEQAGLERVDYFNLSLGVCALHRGFKF from the coding sequence ATGAACGACAAGACCACCCATTTCGGCTACGAGCAGGTCCAGGAAGCGGAAAAGGCGCGCCGCGTCGCCGACGTCTTCGACTCGGTCGCGCAGCGCTACGACCTGATGAACGACGTGATGTCCGGCGGCCTGCACCGGCTGTGGAAGGCGTTCACGATCGCCAAGAGCGGCGTCCGCGAGGGCTCGCGCGTGCTCGACGTCGCCGGCGGCACCGGCGACCTGTCGCTCGCCTTTCTGAAGCGCGTCGGCAAGAGCGGCCAGGTGTGGCTCACCGACATCAACAACGCGATGCTGACACGCGGCCGCGATCGCCTGTGCGACAAGGGCTTCATCACGCCGGTCGCGCAGTGCGACGCCGAGAAGCTGCCCTTCCCCGACGACTACTTCGACTGCGTGACGGTCGCCTTCGGCCTGCGCAACATGACGCACAAGGACTCGGCGCTGAAGGAGATGCGGCGCGTGCTGCGTCCCGGCGGCCGCCTGCTGGTGCTCGAGTTCTCGCAGGTGTGGAAGCCGCTGGCGCCGGTCTACGACTTCTACTCGTTCAACGTCATCCCGCGCATCGGCCAGCTGCTGGTCAAGGACGAGGCGAGCTACCGCTACCTCGCCGAGTCGATCCGCGTCCATCCCGACCAGGAGACGATGAAGTCGATGATGGAGCAGGCCGGGCTCGAACGCGTCGACTATTTCAACCTGAGCCTCGGCGTCTGCGCGCTGCACCGCGGCTTCAAGTTCTGA